The following proteins are encoded in a genomic region of Gouania willdenowi chromosome 6, fGouWil2.1, whole genome shotgun sequence:
- the ndufb2 gene encoding NADH dehydrogenase [ubiquinone] 1 beta subcomplex subunit 2, mitochondrial → MSSIGRMGGLFRTGTQLLRRGPGRITSRKASGGEPHIVPQYRQYPQLTKNQKFQSELISGAMWFWILWHFWHDPDAVFGHFPWPDASAWTDEELGIPPDDEE, encoded by the exons ATGTCGTCCATAGGGAGGATGGGAGGACTGTTCCGGACCGGGACTCAGCTGCTCAGACGTGGTCCTGGACGGATAACGAGCAGAAA agcGAGCGGCGGTGAACCCCACATTGTGCCCCAGTACAGACAGTATCCTCAGCTCACTAAGAACCAGAAGTTCCAGTCAGAGCTGATCAGTGGAGCCATGTGGTTCTGGATCCTGTGGCATTTCTGGCACGACCCGGACGCTGTTTTT GGTCACTTTCCTTGGCCTGATGCGTCAGCCTGGACAGACGAGGAACTGGGGATTCCACCTGATGATGAGGAATGA